In the genome of Terriglobales bacterium, one region contains:
- a CDS encoding sigma-70 family RNA polymerase sigma factor, with protein sequence MAERLTRLFAELYVKSGGEQLGLEAGQFLRILAEVGARYLPADAGEKEATEFYGGLRVEELALARACAAGNERAWEVFLTRYREKLYDAARGITRDDASGHELADSLYADLYASNARGDERVSKLASYTGRGSLEGWLRTVLAQEHVNRYRKSRRLVSLEEQEEQGTQFEAPRVAAAPDPDPRIAAATDEALEQLEAEERFILAAYFLDGRTLAEVGRMLGVHESTISRRVEKLASGLRKKVLDGLGKRGMSRRQAEEALEADVRDLAVDVRRHLAQETPAETFSLKKERE encoded by the coding sequence GTGGCCGAGCGCCTGACCCGGCTATTTGCCGAGCTGTACGTCAAGAGTGGGGGCGAACAGTTGGGGCTGGAGGCGGGGCAGTTCCTGCGCATCCTGGCGGAGGTGGGCGCGCGCTACCTGCCGGCCGACGCTGGGGAGAAGGAAGCCACCGAGTTCTACGGCGGCCTGCGGGTGGAAGAACTGGCCCTCGCCCGGGCCTGCGCTGCAGGCAACGAGCGCGCCTGGGAAGTCTTCCTGACCCGCTACCGGGAGAAGCTCTACGACGCGGCCCGGGGCATCACGCGCGATGACGCGAGCGGGCATGAGCTGGCCGATTCGCTGTACGCCGACCTCTACGCCTCGAATGCGCGGGGCGACGAGCGGGTTTCAAAGCTGGCGTCCTACACGGGGCGCGGGTCGCTGGAGGGCTGGCTGCGCACCGTGCTGGCGCAGGAACACGTCAACCGCTACCGGAAGTCGCGGCGGCTGGTGAGCCTGGAAGAGCAAGAGGAGCAGGGAACGCAATTCGAAGCCCCCAGAGTAGCGGCGGCGCCCGATCCGGATCCGCGCATCGCGGCGGCGACCGATGAAGCGCTGGAACAGCTCGAGGCCGAGGAGCGGTTCATCCTGGCGGCGTACTTCCTCGACGGGCGAACGCTGGCGGAAGTGGGGCGTATGCTGGGCGTACATGAGTCCACCATCAGCCGGAGAGTGGAAAAACTGGCAAGCGGGCTGCGGAAAAAGGTCCTGGACGGGCTGGGAAAGCGCGGCATGAGCCGGCGCCAGGCGGAAGAGGCGCTGGAAGCGGACGTGCGCGACCTGGCGGTGGACGTGCGCCGGCACCTGGCGCAAGAAACGCCGGCGGAAACGTTCTCCTTAAAGAAGGAGCGGGAGTAG
- a CDS encoding DUF6569 family protein: MTALRAVLALAVFAGLFWSAIPQPADAGFRPEATGYRVLEPIRHGNLAIFPVIAATTFDTSRFLTLDEGLASGEVVVTEAGQVRPLIRGPRTRPVPQSGSGEVNRLVLVNNSSRPLLLLAGEIVTGGKQDRVVGKDRIIPAHGDADLSVFCVEPGRWTATSDRFQAYDGNMAQPSVRAKAMGDKDQQKVWEEVHKSNQGMAEMVAAAPSGGIGAGSGGGIGSSESRRRAAAEIASTSSYARVMANDEVKKRMDEAVAPIAGPRSDVLRRLRAQKAVGVVVAVNGRIIWADLFASTDLLSAYWEKLVRSYAAEALTGSGTRFAGVSLKAAQAFLDDFEGTRQVVETEPGVFRHTEVSGQGFRAFELTSLLPKTGFDLHLSKMAE, translated from the coding sequence ATGACCGCCCTGCGAGCCGTTCTTGCTCTCGCCGTTTTCGCCGGCCTGTTCTGGTCGGCCATCCCTCAGCCTGCCGACGCCGGATTCCGACCGGAAGCCACGGGCTACCGCGTGCTCGAGCCCATCCGCCACGGCAACCTGGCCATCTTCCCTGTGATTGCCGCTACTACCTTTGACACCAGCCGTTTTCTCACCCTGGATGAAGGCCTCGCCTCGGGCGAGGTGGTGGTGACCGAAGCCGGCCAGGTGCGCCCGCTGATTCGCGGTCCGCGGACGCGCCCTGTACCGCAGTCCGGCTCGGGCGAGGTCAACCGCCTGGTGCTGGTCAATAACTCCAGCCGCCCGCTCCTTCTGCTGGCCGGCGAGATCGTCACCGGCGGCAAGCAGGACCGCGTGGTGGGCAAGGACCGCATCATCCCCGCCCACGGCGACGCGGACTTGAGCGTGTTCTGCGTCGAGCCCGGCCGTTGGACCGCCACCAGCGACCGCTTCCAGGCCTACGACGGAAACATGGCCCAGCCCAGCGTCCGCGCCAAGGCCATGGGCGACAAGGACCAGCAGAAAGTCTGGGAAGAAGTCCATAAGTCCAACCAGGGCATGGCGGAAATGGTCGCCGCTGCCCCGTCTGGCGGGATCGGCGCTGGATCGGGAGGCGGTATCGGTTCCAGTGAGAGCCGGCGCCGCGCTGCCGCGGAGATTGCTTCCACCAGTTCCTACGCCCGCGTCATGGCCAACGACGAAGTCAAGAAGCGCATGGACGAAGCCGTCGCTCCCATCGCCGGACCGCGCAGCGACGTCCTCCGGCGCCTCCGCGCCCAGAAGGCCGTCGGGGTGGTGGTCGCCGTGAACGGCCGCATCATCTGGGCGGACCTGTTCGCCTCCACCGACCTGCTCAGCGCCTACTGGGAGAAGCTGGTGCGCTCCTATGCCGCCGAAGCGCTCACCGGTTCGGGCACCCGTTTCGCCGGCGTCTCGCTGAAGGCCGCGCAAGCGTTTCTGGACGACTTCGAGGGCACGCGCCAGGTGGTGGAAACCGAACCCGGCGTCTTTCGCCATACCGAGGTCTCCGGCCAAGGTTTTCGGGCCTTCGAGCTGACTTCGCTCCTGCCCAAGACCGGCTTCGACCTGCATTTGAGCAAGATGGCGGAGTAG